The following coding sequences lie in one Saccharopolyspora hordei genomic window:
- a CDS encoding alpha-ketoacid dehydrogenase subunit beta — MARSISYREALNEALVQEMERDSSVVVLGEDNAGGAGAPGEQDAWGGVLGVTKGLYDRFPGRVLDTPISESAFIGAAIGAATRGLRPVAELMFIDFMGVCFDQIFNQAAKFRYMFGGKAVTPVVVRTMYGAGLNAAAQHSQALYPIFTHIPGLKVVLPSSPYEAKGLLIQAIRDDDPVIFCEHKAMYDVVGEVPEEPYAIPFGEAGFVREGGDVTIVAFGRMVSVAAEAADQLAESGVECEVIDPRTTSPLDTDSILESVEGTGRLVVVDEATPRCNLATDVAALVAKEAFGSLRAPIEMVTAPHTPVPFSEALESLYIPDAQQVVNAVKKVTSWER; from the coding sequence ATGGCACGCAGCATCAGCTACCGGGAAGCGCTCAACGAGGCGCTCGTGCAGGAGATGGAACGCGACAGCAGCGTCGTCGTCCTCGGCGAGGACAACGCCGGTGGCGCGGGTGCCCCCGGTGAGCAGGACGCCTGGGGCGGTGTGCTCGGTGTGACCAAGGGCCTCTACGACCGCTTCCCCGGGCGGGTCCTGGACACCCCGATCAGCGAATCGGCGTTCATCGGCGCCGCGATCGGCGCGGCCACGCGCGGCCTGCGGCCGGTCGCGGAGCTGATGTTCATCGACTTCATGGGGGTGTGCTTCGACCAGATCTTCAACCAGGCGGCCAAGTTCCGGTACATGTTCGGCGGCAAGGCGGTCACGCCGGTCGTCGTCCGCACCATGTACGGCGCGGGGCTCAACGCCGCGGCCCAGCACTCGCAGGCGCTGTACCCGATCTTCACCCACATCCCGGGCCTGAAGGTCGTCCTGCCGTCCTCGCCGTACGAGGCGAAGGGCCTGCTGATCCAGGCGATCCGCGACGACGACCCGGTGATCTTCTGCGAGCACAAGGCGATGTACGACGTCGTCGGCGAGGTGCCCGAGGAGCCCTACGCGATCCCGTTCGGCGAGGCCGGTTTCGTCCGCGAGGGCGGGGACGTCACCATCGTCGCCTTCGGGCGCATGGTGTCGGTGGCCGCCGAAGCCGCCGACCAGCTGGCCGAGTCCGGGGTGGAGTGCGAGGTCATCGACCCGCGCACCACCAGCCCGCTGGACACCGACAGCATCCTGGAGAGCGTCGAGGGCACCGGGCGCCTGGTGGTGGTCGACGAGGCGACCCCGCGCTGCAACCTCGCCACCGACGTCGCCGCCCTGGTGGCGAAGGAGGCGTTCGGCAGCCTGCGCGCACCGATCGAGATGGTCACCGCGCCGCACACCCCGGTGCCCTTCAGCGAGGCGCTCGAGTCCCTCTACATCCCGGACGCGCAGCAGGTGGTCAACGCGGTCAAGAAGGTCACGAGCTGGGAGCGCTGA
- a CDS encoding thiamine pyrophosphate-dependent dehydrogenase E1 component subunit alpha — protein sequence MTETVSAKPAGDLDEAGLLAAYRTMRTIRAFEDRVHQEFAKGDIPGFVHLYAGEEASATGVCQHLDDRDSIASTHRGHGHCIAKGVDVREMMAEIYGRRTGSCRGKGGSMHIADLSKGMLGANGIVGGGPPLICGTALAAKQQGTGGVGVAFFGDGASNQGTTLEALNLASVWNLPAIFVAENNGYAEATAATWSVAADNIADRAAGFGMPGVIVDGFDFFAVHEVAGEAIERARNGGGPTLIEVKFTRYYGHFEGDQQAYRGDEVARALEQQDCLKAFRDRVTSSGALTGDQLDEIDREVAALIDESVEAALAAPLPTREDLETDVYISY from the coding sequence ATGACCGAGACCGTGTCAGCGAAACCGGCCGGGGACTTGGACGAGGCCGGCCTGCTCGCTGCCTACCGCACGATGCGCACCATCCGCGCGTTCGAGGACCGGGTCCACCAGGAGTTCGCCAAGGGCGACATCCCCGGGTTCGTCCACCTCTACGCCGGGGAGGAGGCCTCGGCGACCGGGGTGTGCCAGCACCTCGACGACCGCGACTCGATCGCCAGCACCCACCGCGGTCACGGGCACTGCATCGCCAAGGGCGTCGACGTCCGCGAGATGATGGCCGAGATCTACGGCCGCCGGACCGGGTCGTGCCGCGGCAAGGGCGGCTCGATGCACATCGCCGACCTCAGCAAGGGGATGCTCGGCGCCAACGGCATCGTCGGCGGTGGCCCGCCGCTGATCTGCGGCACCGCGCTGGCCGCCAAGCAGCAGGGCACCGGCGGGGTCGGCGTGGCGTTCTTCGGCGACGGCGCCAGCAACCAGGGCACCACGCTGGAGGCGCTCAACCTCGCCTCGGTGTGGAACCTGCCGGCGATCTTCGTCGCGGAGAACAACGGCTACGCCGAGGCCACCGCGGCCACCTGGTCGGTGGCGGCGGACAACATCGCCGACCGCGCCGCGGGCTTCGGCATGCCCGGCGTCATCGTCGACGGCTTCGACTTCTTCGCCGTGCACGAGGTCGCCGGGGAGGCGATCGAGCGGGCCCGCAACGGCGGCGGCCCGACCCTCATCGAGGTCAAGTTCACCCGCTACTACGGGCACTTCGAGGGCGACCAGCAGGCCTACCGCGGCGACGAGGTGGCCCGCGCCCTCGAGCAGCAGGACTGCCTGAAGGCGTTCCGCGACCGCGTCACCTCCTCGGGCGCGCTCACCGGGGACCAGCTCGACGAGATCGACCGGGAGGTGGCGGCCCTGATCGACGAGTCCGTCGAAGCGGCGCTGGCGGCTCCCCTGCCCACGCGCGAGGACCTGGAAACCGACGTCTACATCTCCTACTGA
- a CDS encoding NAD(+)/NADH kinase, which translates to MATSREAIVQLGDSGNGHHPRRPITVQRRDPAIGVVVNPLSGRDIRRVVAQASVFPNAEKANMVLRMVAAAGALGLGRVLVSTDDFGVAAGVLRGARQHAADEQWPELTFCELDRLTGTAQDTRQFVRRMREAGAGVVVVLGGDGTVRAAASEVGETPLLPLSTGTNNAFPQVWEATVAGVAAALVARGDVDVRSATRRAKALEVQCGSVAELALVDVCVSASTRVGARALWKPETLRELYCAFAEPHAIGLSSVAGQLLPTTRDEPHGVAVRFAGSGTPQHRVLAPITPGKLTALDVAAVQRLPLGTPTTSAVTAGTVALDGERECEFGPGDPVSVRLTDRGPRVLDVRAVLDAAAARGLLRTGPTAVPEGATGVDAWRVPPTDGGSH; encoded by the coding sequence GTGGCCACCAGCAGGGAGGCGATCGTGCAGCTGGGCGACTCGGGCAACGGTCACCACCCCCGGCGACCGATCACGGTCCAGCGCCGGGACCCGGCGATCGGGGTGGTCGTCAACCCGCTCTCCGGCCGGGACATCCGGCGCGTGGTGGCGCAGGCGTCGGTGTTCCCGAACGCCGAGAAGGCGAACATGGTGCTGCGCATGGTCGCCGCCGCCGGTGCGCTGGGCCTCGGGCGGGTGCTGGTGTCCACCGACGACTTCGGCGTCGCCGCCGGCGTCCTGCGCGGGGCCCGGCAGCACGCCGCCGACGAGCAGTGGCCGGAGCTGACCTTCTGCGAGCTCGACCGGCTCACCGGGACCGCCCAGGACACCCGGCAGTTCGTGCGGCGGATGCGCGAGGCGGGCGCGGGTGTGGTCGTGGTGCTGGGCGGCGACGGCACGGTCCGGGCCGCCGCGAGCGAGGTCGGCGAGACCCCGCTGCTGCCGCTGAGCACCGGGACGAACAACGCCTTCCCGCAGGTGTGGGAGGCCACGGTGGCCGGTGTCGCGGCGGCGCTGGTGGCGCGCGGCGACGTCGACGTGCGCAGCGCGACGCGGCGGGCGAAGGCGCTCGAGGTGCAGTGCGGGTCGGTGGCCGAGCTGGCGCTGGTCGACGTGTGCGTGTCGGCGAGCACGCGGGTGGGCGCGCGGGCTCTGTGGAAGCCCGAGACGCTGCGCGAGCTGTACTGCGCCTTCGCCGAGCCCCACGCGATCGGGTTGTCCAGCGTCGCCGGGCAGCTGCTGCCGACCACGCGCGACGAGCCGCACGGGGTGGCCGTGCGCTTCGCGGGCTCCGGCACCCCGCAGCACCGCGTGCTGGCCCCCATCACGCCCGGCAAGCTCACCGCCCTCGACGTCGCCGCCGTGCAGCGCCTCCCCCTGGGCACGCCGACGACCAGCGCCGTCACCGCGGGCACGGTCGCGCTGGACGGCGAGCGCGAGTGCGAGTTCGGCCCGGGTGATCCGGTGTCGGTGCGGCTGACCGACCGAGGCCCGCGCGTGCTCGACGTGCGGGCCGTGCTCGACGCCGCCGCCGCGCGCGGCCTGCTCCGCACGGGGCCCACCGCTGTCCCCGAGGGCGCCACCGGGGTTGATGCGTGGCGCGTTCCACCGACCGACGGAGGAAGCCACTGA
- a CDS encoding VOC family protein produces MRIDLVAIVVDDYDEAIDFFVRALGFELVEDSPSLTGDGRPKRWVVVRPPGGGTGVLLARADGDRQAAAVGDQVAGRAGFFLRVEDFDEAFDRMVAAGVEFVTRPRTEPYGRVAVFRDVAGNRWDLLGPAPLTR; encoded by the coding sequence GTGCGCATCGACCTGGTCGCGATCGTCGTCGACGACTACGACGAGGCCATCGACTTCTTCGTGCGCGCGCTGGGCTTCGAGCTCGTCGAGGACTCCCCGTCGCTGACCGGGGACGGCCGCCCGAAGCGGTGGGTCGTGGTCCGGCCGCCCGGCGGCGGCACCGGAGTGCTGCTCGCCCGCGCCGACGGTGACCGGCAGGCGGCCGCGGTCGGCGACCAGGTCGCCGGCCGGGCGGGCTTCTTCCTGCGGGTGGAGGACTTCGACGAGGCCTTCGACCGGATGGTGGCGGCGGGCGTGGAGTTCGTGACCCGGCCGAGGACTGAGCCGTACGGGCGGGTCGCCGTCTTCCGGGACGTGGCGGGCAACCGCTGGGACCTGCTCGGCCCCGCCCCGCTCACCCGATGA
- a CDS encoding NAD(P)-binding protein has protein sequence MSTAVVVGSGPNGLAAGVVLARAGVEVTVLEAADEIGGGARTVEAIVPGLRHDRCSAIHPMAAASPFLRALDLGRYGLEWRLPEVDCAHPLDDGTAGVLHRSVAETAAGLGADGPRWSRLFAGPAAGFDRLAVDVLGPLLRVPHHPVRLARFGVPALLPAAVVAKAFTEQRTKALFAGVAAHGFRPLGRPLSASIGLGILTAGHRYGWAVPAGGSGAITGALAALLRDLGGRVETGVRVRRAADLPRADVTVFDLAPAAVADVLGDRLPARIARAYRGFRHGPGAFKVDFAVEGGVPWTAGAARRAGTVHLGGTFAEVAAAERAVHRGRMPDRPFVLVGQQYLADPQRSVGDVHPLWSYAHVPHGWAGGATEAVIAQVERFAPGFRDRVVGIAVRSPAQIAEDDPNFVGGDIMTGAKDVRQLLFGPRATLTPYDVGIPGHYLCSAATPPGPGAHGMCGVHAATRALAHLRERGR, from the coding sequence GTGAGCACGGCGGTGGTGGTGGGCAGTGGCCCGAACGGGCTCGCCGCGGGCGTCGTCCTGGCCCGCGCCGGGGTCGAGGTCACCGTGCTGGAGGCCGCCGACGAGATCGGCGGCGGTGCCCGCACTGTCGAGGCGATCGTGCCGGGGCTGCGGCACGACCGGTGCTCGGCGATCCACCCGATGGCCGCCGCCTCACCCTTCCTGCGCGCGCTCGACCTGGGCCGGTACGGGCTGGAGTGGCGGCTGCCCGAGGTCGACTGCGCGCACCCGCTGGACGACGGCACCGCCGGGGTGCTGCACCGTTCGGTCGCGGAGACCGCCGCAGGCCTCGGTGCCGACGGGCCCCGCTGGTCGCGGCTGTTCGCCGGTCCCGCGGCGGGTTTCGACCGCCTCGCGGTGGACGTCCTCGGGCCGCTGCTGCGGGTCCCGCACCACCCGGTCCGGCTCGCCCGCTTCGGGGTGCCGGCGCTGCTCCCGGCCGCGGTGGTCGCGAAGGCCTTCACGGAGCAGCGGACGAAGGCGCTGTTCGCCGGGGTGGCCGCGCACGGCTTCCGCCCGCTGGGCCGCCCGCTGAGCGCCAGCATCGGACTGGGCATCCTGACCGCGGGGCACCGGTACGGCTGGGCCGTGCCCGCCGGTGGTTCCGGGGCGATCACCGGAGCGTTGGCCGCGCTGCTGCGCGACCTCGGCGGCCGCGTCGAGACCGGGGTGCGGGTGCGCAGGGCGGCGGACCTGCCGCGCGCGGACGTGACCGTGTTCGACCTCGCCCCGGCCGCTGTGGCCGACGTCCTGGGGGACCGGTTGCCCGCCCGGATCGCCCGCGCCTACCGGGGGTTCCGCCACGGTCCGGGTGCTTTCAAGGTGGACTTCGCGGTGGAGGGCGGCGTGCCGTGGACGGCCGGTGCGGCGCGCCGGGCGGGCACCGTCCACCTCGGCGGGACCTTCGCCGAGGTCGCCGCGGCCGAGCGCGCGGTCCACAGGGGACGGATGCCGGACCGGCCGTTCGTGCTCGTCGGCCAGCAGTACCTGGCCGACCCGCAGCGCTCGGTCGGCGACGTCCATCCACTGTGGAGCTACGCGCACGTGCCGCACGGGTGGGCCGGGGGCGCCACCGAAGCCGTCATCGCGCAGGTCGAACGCTTCGCGCCCGGTTTCCGGGACCGGGTCGTGGGCATCGCGGTGCGTTCCCCCGCGCAGATCGCCGAGGACGACCCGAACTTCGTCGGTGGCGACATCATGACCGGCGCGAAGGACGTCCGGCAGCTGCTGTTCGGCCCGCGCGCCACGCTCACCCCCTACGACGTCGGGATCCCCGGCCACTACCTCTGCTCGGCGGCCACCCCGCCCGGTCCCGGCGCGCACGGCATGTGCGGCGTGCACGCCGCGACCCGCGCCCTGGCGCACCTCCGCGAGCGCGGACGGTGA
- a CDS encoding GNAT family N-acetyltransferase — translation MSEPDVQLVPMGLAHLAGVLELGHRVFDVSAMPYTSWSLSSVAVHLDAQPDACWVAEADGQVAGFALGSLSYDDQTDWGYLEWLAVAPEHRGRGLARTLLEESCAALFAAGATRVITDVEQANTASAQLMQRCGFHDSVTVTLFVRHAPGSARQARARGRHTDPAKARLHAAARRTQGG, via the coding sequence ATGAGTGAGCCGGACGTCCAGCTGGTCCCGATGGGGTTGGCGCACCTCGCCGGGGTGCTGGAGCTCGGGCACCGGGTCTTCGACGTCTCCGCGATGCCCTACACCTCGTGGTCGCTGTCCAGCGTGGCGGTGCACCTGGACGCCCAGCCGGACGCCTGCTGGGTCGCCGAGGCGGACGGGCAGGTGGCCGGTTTCGCGCTCGGGTCGCTCTCCTACGACGACCAGACGGACTGGGGCTACCTCGAGTGGCTCGCGGTCGCCCCCGAGCACCGGGGCAGGGGGCTGGCGCGGACGCTGCTGGAGGAGTCGTGCGCGGCGCTGTTCGCCGCGGGCGCCACGCGGGTCATCACCGACGTCGAGCAGGCCAACACCGCGTCCGCCCAGCTGATGCAGCGCTGCGGCTTCCACGACAGCGTGACCGTCACCCTGTTCGTCCGCCACGCGCCCGGCAGTGCGCGGCAGGCCCGGGCGCGGGGGCGCCACACCGACCCGGCCAAGGCCCGGCTGCACGCGGCCGCCCGCCGGACCCAGGGAGGCTAG
- a CDS encoding putative quinol monooxygenase → MIFITAKFRVKPEHADRWPEIARSFTEATRNEPGCLWFDWSRSLEDPNEYVLVEAFRDGDAGAAHVGSDHFKAAQQELPQYLVETPRVINTTVPQDDWSPLGEMAVPESD, encoded by the coding sequence ATGATCTTCATCACCGCGAAGTTCCGGGTCAAGCCCGAGCACGCGGACCGGTGGCCCGAGATCGCTCGCTCGTTCACCGAGGCCACCCGCAACGAACCCGGGTGCCTGTGGTTCGACTGGTCCCGCAGCCTCGAGGACCCGAACGAGTACGTCCTGGTGGAGGCCTTCCGCGACGGGGACGCCGGTGCCGCGCACGTCGGCTCCGACCACTTCAAGGCCGCGCAGCAGGAGCTGCCGCAGTACCTCGTGGAGACCCCGCGGGTGATCAACACGACGGTCCCGCAGGACGACTGGTCGCCGCTGGGCGAGATGGCGGTCCCGGAGAGCGACTGA
- a CDS encoding TSUP family transporter, with protein sequence MILPALVLVGFGCLTGVTTVLFGFGGGFVIVPVVDVVVSAATGADAMHTAVATSTAVMVVNAATATVAQARSGRLRADHLRPLLVPIAVGAVLGAFAATWAPDTALRWLFIAYLAITVLDSALRSGFLDNARRRAAGARPLGPVASTAGGVGIGAIASFLGVGGSVLTVPLLRRRGLPMADAAAMANPLSIPVAVAGTAVYALAAPTTAHPGQLGHVNVLVTAALLCGSLPTIAVVKRLVGRIPDRLHALAYLALLLLVLVTMLVTALS encoded by the coding sequence GTGATCCTCCCCGCCCTCGTGCTGGTCGGGTTCGGCTGCCTGACCGGCGTGACCACGGTCCTGTTCGGGTTCGGCGGCGGCTTCGTCATCGTGCCGGTCGTGGACGTGGTCGTCTCCGCCGCGACGGGCGCCGACGCGATGCACACCGCGGTGGCCACCTCGACCGCGGTGATGGTCGTCAACGCCGCCACCGCCACGGTCGCGCAGGCCCGGTCCGGGCGCCTGCGCGCCGACCACCTCCGCCCGCTGCTCGTTCCCATCGCGGTCGGGGCCGTGCTCGGTGCCTTCGCCGCGACCTGGGCACCGGACACCGCGCTGCGCTGGCTGTTCATCGCCTACCTCGCGATCACGGTCCTCGACAGCGCGCTGCGCAGCGGGTTCCTCGACAACGCCCGGCGCCGCGCGGCAGGCGCCCGCCCGCTGGGCCCGGTCGCCTCGACGGCCGGCGGGGTCGGCATCGGGGCGATCGCCAGCTTCCTCGGCGTCGGCGGGAGCGTCCTCACCGTCCCGCTGCTGCGGCGCCGAGGCCTGCCCATGGCCGACGCCGCGGCGATGGCCAACCCGCTCAGCATCCCGGTCGCGGTCGCCGGAACGGCGGTGTACGCCCTGGCCGCGCCGACCACCGCCCACCCGGGCCAGCTCGGCCACGTCAACGTCCTCGTCACGGCGGCGCTGCTGTGCGGCTCGCTGCCCACGATCGCGGTGGTCAAGCGCCTCGTCGGCCGCATCCCCGACCGCCTGCACGCGCTCGCCTACCTCGCCCTCCTGCTGCTCGTCCTGGTCACCATGCTCGTGACCGCCCTCAGCTGA
- a CDS encoding helix-turn-helix transcriptional regulator codes for MSDVTRRLLELLAHLQTGRRFSGRELAARLETSPRTLRRDVERLRDYGYPVTTQPGPGGYYQLAAGQALPPMVFDDEEAVATVVGLGVLAASAPDAGGIGSAADRAFGKVDQVLPKRLRARATAVRATVEAAAQAVPPVGADALATLAAAAARHEHATFRYTSRDGSTSQRRVEPYRQVHLHLRWYLLAWDRDRADWRTFRLDRISDITVPGTRFDPRPLPAESAAEYLRDKLAEPRHRTVVLVDAPADRVADALKFADLAIEPLGTDRCRITTWVDSFEWLVLNLAFLDADFTVEKPEHFRARCRDLATRLAHAARGPG; via the coding sequence ATGAGCGATGTGACGCGGCGACTGCTCGAGCTGCTGGCCCACCTGCAGACCGGCCGCCGCTTCAGCGGCCGGGAGCTGGCGGCACGGCTGGAGACCAGCCCGCGCACGCTGCGGCGCGACGTGGAACGACTGCGCGACTACGGCTACCCGGTCACGACCCAGCCGGGCCCGGGCGGCTACTACCAGCTCGCCGCCGGCCAGGCCCTGCCGCCCATGGTGTTCGACGACGAGGAGGCGGTGGCGACCGTGGTCGGCCTCGGCGTGCTGGCCGCCAGCGCGCCCGACGCGGGCGGCATCGGGTCGGCCGCCGACCGCGCCTTCGGCAAGGTCGACCAGGTGCTGCCGAAGCGGCTGCGGGCCCGCGCCACCGCTGTGCGCGCCACGGTCGAAGCCGCCGCGCAGGCCGTCCCACCGGTCGGCGCCGACGCGCTGGCCACGCTGGCCGCCGCCGCGGCGCGGCACGAGCACGCCACCTTCCGCTACACCAGCCGCGACGGCAGCACGTCCCAGCGGCGGGTCGAGCCCTACCGCCAGGTGCACCTGCACCTGCGCTGGTACCTGCTGGCGTGGGACCGGGACCGGGCGGACTGGCGCACCTTCCGGCTCGACCGGATCAGCGACATCACCGTCCCCGGCACCCGGTTCGACCCGCGCCCGCTGCCCGCCGAGTCCGCCGCGGAGTACCTGCGCGACAAGCTCGCCGAACCCCGGCACCGCACCGTCGTCCTCGTCGACGCCCCCGCGGACCGGGTCGCCGACGCGCTCAAGTTCGCCGACCTCGCGATCGAGCCGCTGGGCACCGACCGCTGCCGGATCACCACCTGGGTCGACTCCTTCGAGTGGTTGGTGCTCAACCTCGCCTTCCTCGACGCGGACTTCACCGTCGAGAAGCCCGAGCACTTCCGCGCCCGCTGCCGCGACCTGGCCACCCGGCTCGCCCACGCAGCCCGCGGCCCGGGGTGA
- a CDS encoding ATP-binding cassette domain-containing protein: MEIDELAAVVEQVRDPRVAPVVAALSDKLRALIDVGLGYLSLARPTTTLSGGESQRIKTVRHLGSSLVEVVYVFDEPTAGLHQHDVRSLIGLLESLRDKGNTLLVVEHDPQVVRAADRIVELGPGAGSAGGRIVFEGGYDELAVADTPTGRGLRSRARQREPRVPTGKLRVEGADRNNLRDLTVDVPTGVLTVLTGVAGSGKSSLAAEFVAQHQATVVDQRPVSTNRRSSPLTYCGIAPAVRALFARRTGTSPALFSANSAGACPVCQGAGVVHTGLAFLDGQETVCEACGGRRFRAEALAHTVDGLSIADVDDLTVAEAVDRLPAPAIGRALGHLVDVGLGYLRLGQPLTDLSGGECQRLKIAKELSAGQRSTCHVLDEPTTGLHRSDVEVLLRVLDRLVERGSTVLVIEHDLEVVRSADWVIDLGPGPGRHGGRVVFSRSPQQLLACEESATARALRASVSA, encoded by the coding sequence ATGGAGATCGACGAGCTGGCCGCGGTCGTCGAGCAGGTGCGGGACCCGCGCGTCGCGCCGGTGGTGGCGGCGCTGTCGGACAAGCTCCGCGCGCTCATCGACGTCGGACTGGGGTACCTCTCGCTGGCGCGGCCCACGACGACCCTCTCGGGCGGCGAGTCGCAGCGCATCAAGACGGTCCGGCACCTGGGCAGCAGCCTGGTCGAGGTGGTGTACGTGTTCGACGAGCCGACCGCGGGCCTGCACCAGCACGACGTGCGGTCGCTGATCGGGCTGCTGGAGTCGTTGCGGGACAAGGGGAACACGCTGCTCGTCGTGGAGCACGACCCGCAGGTGGTGCGCGCGGCGGACCGGATCGTCGAGCTCGGCCCCGGTGCGGGCAGCGCGGGCGGGCGGATCGTGTTCGAGGGCGGCTACGACGAGCTCGCGGTCGCCGACACGCCGACCGGGCGCGGCCTGCGGTCCCGGGCCCGGCAGCGCGAACCGCGGGTGCCGACGGGGAAGCTGCGCGTCGAGGGCGCCGACCGCAACAACCTCCGCGACCTGACCGTGGACGTGCCGACCGGCGTGCTCACCGTGCTCACCGGTGTCGCCGGGTCCGGCAAGTCCAGCCTCGCCGCGGAGTTCGTCGCCCAGCACCAGGCCACCGTCGTCGACCAGCGCCCGGTGAGCACCAACCGCCGCTCCTCACCGCTGACCTACTGCGGCATCGCGCCGGCGGTCCGCGCGCTGTTCGCGCGGCGCACCGGGACGAGCCCGGCGCTGTTCAGCGCGAACTCCGCGGGCGCCTGCCCGGTGTGCCAGGGCGCCGGGGTGGTCCACACCGGCCTGGCGTTCCTGGACGGGCAGGAGACGGTCTGCGAGGCCTGCGGCGGCCGCCGCTTCCGCGCCGAGGCCCTGGCGCACACCGTCGACGGGCTGTCCATCGCCGACGTCGACGACCTGACCGTGGCGGAGGCCGTGGACCGGCTGCCCGCCCCGGCGATCGGCCGCGCGCTCGGCCACCTGGTCGACGTGGGGCTGGGGTACCTGCGCCTCGGGCAGCCGCTGACCGACCTGTCTGGTGGGGAGTGCCAACGCCTGAAGATCGCCAAGGAGCTCTCCGCCGGGCAGCGGTCCACCTGCCACGTGCTCGACGAGCCGACCACCGGCCTGCACCGGTCCGACGTCGAGGTGCTGCTGCGGGTCCTGGACCGGCTGGTCGAGCGCGGCAGCACGGTGCTGGTCATCGAGCACGACCTGGAGGTGGTGCGCAGCGCGGACTGGGTGATCGACCTCGGTCCGGGGCCGGGTCGCCACGGCGGCCGCGTCGTGTTCTCGAGAAGCCCGCAGCAGCTGCTGGCCTGCGAGGAGTCGGCGACCGCGCGGGCGCTGCGGGCGTCGGTCAGCGCGTGA
- a CDS encoding transglycosylase SLT domain-containing protein yields the protein MTSRTGWRWVVACALVAAATGCGAVRDAGGGPAAPSEPPSTPAEAADHAPARFAAQVLARAREADVDPQLLMAILYNESYKPHDPDAERAWLRLDPDAALGVANMHRPAFDEVKSAHGFADRDWLELPDDPDLAIRAAAWYLHDLAASLPDERSGAHTTAELLALGYNAGPGAMRAVARGATPGPQARSYLDRLRAHWAKAGEALTR from the coding sequence ATGACGAGCAGGACCGGGTGGCGGTGGGTCGTCGCGTGCGCGCTCGTGGCCGCGGCGACGGGGTGCGGCGCGGTGCGCGACGCCGGCGGTGGTCCGGCCGCGCCGAGCGAGCCGCCGTCGACCCCCGCGGAGGCGGCCGACCACGCCCCGGCCCGGTTCGCCGCGCAGGTCCTCGCCCGCGCGCGGGAAGCCGACGTCGACCCGCAGCTGCTCATGGCGATCCTGTACAACGAGTCGTACAAGCCGCACGACCCGGACGCCGAACGCGCGTGGCTGCGGCTCGACCCGGACGCCGCGCTGGGTGTGGCCAACATGCACCGGCCCGCCTTCGACGAGGTCAAGTCCGCCCACGGCTTCGCCGACCGCGACTGGCTGGAGCTCCCGGACGACCCCGACCTGGCGATCCGGGCCGCGGCCTGGTACCTGCACGACCTCGCCGCGTCCCTGCCGGACGAGCGCTCCGGCGCCCACACCACCGCCGAGCTGCTCGCGCTGGGCTACAACGCCGGCCCCGGCGCCATGCGCGCTGTCGCGCGGGGCGCCACCCCCGGCCCGCAGGCGCGGTCCTACCTGGACAGGTTGCGCGCCCACTGGGCGAAGGCCGGCGAGGCGCTCACGCGCTGA
- a CDS encoding energy-coupling factor transporter transmembrane component T, which translates to MTGVLAKANPLVLVALGLLALVASLGVRSLTTAVVAACAYLLAVLVVLPARSGPPLRFATVVLGGLSVAYSTWLLGGGQLDVAATAGLRIVVLALPGVAVAPLIEPMALADQLGQRLRLPHRFVVSFAAALQRFEQLGQTWQHLSRARRSRGFGPGRGPVSRARHAASVTFALLVTTMREATSASIAMDARGFARAHRRTWAEPAPWTRVDTAVLGVGALLAAVPYVVEALVAS; encoded by the coding sequence ATGACCGGTGTGCTCGCCAAGGCGAACCCCCTGGTGCTGGTGGCGCTGGGGCTGCTGGCGCTGGTCGCGTCGCTGGGGGTGCGGTCGCTGACCACCGCGGTGGTCGCCGCCTGCGCCTACCTGCTCGCCGTGCTGGTCGTGCTCCCGGCGCGCTCCGGGCCCCCGCTGCGGTTCGCCACCGTGGTGCTGGGCGGGCTGTCGGTGGCCTACTCGACGTGGTTGCTCGGCGGCGGGCAGCTCGACGTCGCCGCCACCGCGGGCCTGCGCATCGTGGTGCTGGCGCTGCCCGGGGTGGCGGTGGCTCCGCTCATCGAACCGATGGCGCTGGCCGACCAGCTCGGGCAGCGCCTGCGCCTGCCCCACCGCTTCGTGGTCTCGTTCGCCGCGGCGCTCCAGCGGTTCGAGCAGCTCGGCCAGACCTGGCAGCACCTCTCGCGGGCCCGGCGGTCACGCGGCTTCGGCCCCGGGCGCGGGCCGGTCTCCCGCGCCCGCCACGCCGCCTCGGTCACCTTCGCGCTGCTGGTCACCACCATGCGCGAGGCCACCAGCGCCTCGATCGCGATGGACGCCCGCGGCTTCGCCCGCGCCCACCGGCGCACCTGGGCCGAACCGGCGCCGTGGACCCGGGTGGACACCGCCGTGCTCGGAGTCGGTGCGCTGCTCGCCGCGGTGCCGTACGTGGTCGAGGCGTTGGTGGCGTCCTGA